The Pseudomonadota bacterium DNA window TCGCCGATCTGACCGGCATAATTACTTCCCCAGATCCAGAGGTTGCCGTCTTCATGGAGGGCAACGGTATGATCTCCCATCGAGACTATCCGCGGAGTTGCCGCGCAGACAGTGGATGCCCGGGCTGCAATCAAGGTCAGGAGAAGGGCGACGATTACGCATGATTTCCGCAAGTTGTTCATGTTTCCCCATCCACTCATAATAAATTTATCTGATTCCCAGTATTGTAATACGATTGTGACCACGAATAAAAGACGTCAAGCAGAAAAAAAATAAAGCGGTTATTTGACGCGATAGTTCTTCAGGAAGGTTGACCGGATTCATGCCCCAGACCAACGAGGCAGCTGCCCATCCAGAGGCTGCCGGGGTTGATTCTCACACCACCCATCTTTCATGGATTGTAAATGAGATTGACAATTTATGCACTGGAGGGTAGTGTGGGAACATGATTCCCCGCAAACTGCTTTCAACTCTCCTGAAGCTTGCAGGCTACTACCCCGTTGTCGTCGTGACCGGGCCGAGGCAGGCCGGGAAAACGACATTATGTCGCGCCGCCTTCCCAGCCAAGGCCTATGTATCACTCGAATCGATGGACACCCGTGATTATGCCCGGAACGATCCTCGCGGTTTTCTCGCTGAGTACCATGCCGGAGCCATCATTGACGAAATCCAAAATGTTCCTGAGCTTGCCGGTTATCTGCAGACCGAGGTCGATGAAAAGCCGACTCCCGGCCGCTTCATCTTGACCGGTTCGCAACATTTCGGCATTTCACAAACAGTATCTCAGACCCTTGCCGGCCGGAGCGGCATGCTGGTTTTGCTGCCCCCGGACTGGGAGGAACTGCGACTATTCCCTGCGGTGCCGGAGGATCTGTATTCTTTGCTTTGGCAAGGTTCCTATCCACGGATATACGACCGGAACATTCCTGCCGATCTATGGCTTGCCGACTACACAATGACTTATATCCAACGGGATGTCCGGCAAGTACTCAATGTTGGCGACCTATCCTCTTTTTCCGGATTTTTAAAGCTTTGCGCCGGACGTACCGCCCAGGAAATCAACCTCTCAGTGCTGGGCGGCGATGCCGGCGTCTCCCACAATACCGCCCGAACCTGGCTCTCAGTTCTAGAGGCAAGCTATCTCGTATTCCGACTTCCGGCCTGGCATGCCAATATCCGTAAACAGGTGGTAAAAGCACCAAAACTGCATTTTCTGGATAGTGGTCTGGTCTGTTATCTTTTGAACATCAGGGAGCCGGAGCAGTTGCGTCATCATCCGTTGCGAGGGGCCGTCTTCGAGAGTTGGGTTGTCTCGGAAGTCTATAAAACGCTGGTTCACCGAGGAGAGCAACCGGATCTCTATCACTACCGGGAAAGCCGAGGGGTCGAGGTGGATTTATTGGTCAATCGCGGAGATCGACTCAGTGCCGTTGAAGTCAAGTCGGGCGCCACGGTGGCTGGTGATTTTCTTCAATGTTTTGCCCCTTTTGCCGAGAGAATCAGCAACACCACCCTGCCGAAGGATATTGACAATATAGTGGTCTATGGCGGCGAAGCCTCGCAGCAACGCTCCACGGCCCGAGTGATTGCCTGGAAAGATGCGGGGGAGATATTGGTCTGAAAGCGAATTTCCCAGGGAATCCTTATTACTGGACCCGGTTATGATTTTTTCAGGAGACGGGAAAAATTATTGAGCGATCATTTGCCGGAACTCAATTTTTTTTTCCTATCTCCCGTCTTTGTCTACTCAATCGAGATGCTGTCGATCGTGACCGCGTAACTTGCGGAGGAGATTGTCAGAGACTCGATGACCGTCGGCGCTCCGGAATTGGTGGTAAAGTCGCAGTCGAAACCGCCCCGGAGCGTGACCGCGAGCGCCCGGTCGAAGACCAGCGGGCCGTCGGCAAAGGAGCTCTGGACCCGGATGGTGTCGCCCGAGGCCAGGGGAGGGTTGTCGTACACCCACTGGAGCCCCTGCCAGTGGTCGGTTTTTCCGGCGATCCGGATCGGCATGGCTTGAGGACAGGCGTCAAAGCC harbors:
- a CDS encoding ATP-binding protein, which codes for MIPRKLLSTLLKLAGYYPVVVVTGPRQAGKTTLCRAAFPAKAYVSLESMDTRDYARNDPRGFLAEYHAGAIIDEIQNVPELAGYLQTEVDEKPTPGRFILTGSQHFGISQTVSQTLAGRSGMLVLLPPDWEELRLFPAVPEDLYSLLWQGSYPRIYDRNIPADLWLADYTMTYIQRDVRQVLNVGDLSSFSGFLKLCAGRTAQEINLSVLGGDAGVSHNTARTWLSVLEASYLVFRLPAWHANIRKQVVKAPKLHFLDSGLVCYLLNIREPEQLRHHPLRGAVFESWVVSEVYKTLVHRGEQPDLYHYRESRGVEVDLLVNRGDRLSAVEVKSGATVAGDFLQCFAPFAERISNTTLPKDIDNIVVYGGEASQQRSTARVIAWKDAGEILV